Proteins from a single region of Kluyveromyces lactis strain NRRL Y-1140 chromosome A complete sequence:
- the DPI8 gene encoding Dpi8p (weakly similar to uniprot|Q3E7A3 Saccharomyces cerevisiae YJL133C-A): MFANYSAKVSRTVTKAIPSVATIASVSIPSKVATTKANTALFNAGNSFKSFKEYREVATKYGPLSAKLAIKRQLAYPNGAPQL, from the coding sequence ATGTTCGCTAATTACTCAGCCAAAGTTTCACGTACAGTTACCAAAGCAATTCCTTCTGTAGCTACCATCGCTTCTGTGTCTATTCCAAGCAAAGTAGCCACAACCAAGGCCAATACGGCTTTGTTTAACGCTGGTAACTCGTTTAAATCGTTCAAAGAATACAGAGAAGTAGCAACCAAATACGGTCCTTTGAGCGCAAAGTTAGCCATTAAGAGACAATTGGCTTATCCAAATGGGGCTCCTCAGTTATAG